The following coding sequences are from one Anaerolineae bacterium window:
- a CDS encoding response regulator: MPPEVQARAFEPFFTTKRDHGTGLGLAIVQRITRDHQGHIWLETFPDQGSAFYVALPLTDELTAASPPQDQQEDVASGDEIILVVEDDEVVRSLTERLLHRQGYRTVIASSPKEALAILETLPQPPVLLFSDVVMPEMNGLELAQIIKKRIPSLKVLLTSGYPNETMAARGIEDNGYKILPKPYTAATLTQAIREVLDGG; this comes from the coding sequence ATGCCACCCGAGGTTCAGGCGCGAGCCTTCGAGCCCTTCTTCACTACCAAACGAGATCACGGCACCGGGCTGGGCCTGGCCATAGTCCAACGCATCACCAGAGACCACCAGGGGCACATCTGGCTCGAGACCTTTCCCGACCAGGGCTCCGCTTTCTACGTAGCCCTGCCCCTAACCGACGAACTTACAGCTGCATCCCCACCGCAGGATCAGCAGGAAGATGTGGCATCGGGAGACGAGATCATCCTGGTGGTGGAAGACGACGAGGTGGTACGGAGCTTGACCGAGCGATTGCTCCATAGGCAGGGCTACCGAACCGTCATCGCCAGCAGCCCCAAGGAGGCGCTGGCAATCCTGGAGACGCTCCCCCAACCCCCGGTGCTTCTCTTCAGCGACGTCGTAATGCCGGAGATGAACGGGCTGGAACTGGCTCAGATCATCAAGAAGCGCATCCCCTCACTGAAGGTGCTGCTCACCTCCGGCTACCCCAACGAGACCATGGCCGCCCGCGGCATCGAGGACAACGGGTACAAGATCCTCCCCAAGCCCTACACTGCCGCCACCCTCACCCAGGCCATCCGCGAAGTCCTGGACGGTGGATAG